The following is a genomic window from Neodiprion virginianus isolate iyNeoVirg1 chromosome 1, iyNeoVirg1.1, whole genome shotgun sequence.
AGAAGAAAGCGAAGGGTTCGACTTCGGCCACGTAAGCCATTCCCAATTAATATAGGTTCTGATAATGAATGGATCGTTTATACCGGCCACCTCGCCAACCTGGGAGTCTGTGTCACAGAACTGTACGATATCGAAGCTCTACATTCCATGGTAATAGTAACTGTCATAACAAGTAATAACCATCTTGAAATTGCTTTGAGATATAGAATACTCATTATTTATgtgtatttgaataatttttttgctcaatTCAGTTAACAGGCTTACttttaaattcagataaaataAAGTAGTGATTGAGCTATGATATATCTGAAACATTTGTGGTGCAGTAACaactaatttttcatcaatttttactATGTATAGGGTTTTTTTGGGAAGGGATCTCTATCGCGAAGTTATCCAAACTTTGAGAGGACTAGACGGCCAGTTGTGAGACACAGACAATGGGCTAGACGACAAGAATGGCTTGAACAAGCAAAACATCTAGCGGCTGAAGCTCTGGCAAAATCTATGGAAGaggaaaagtggaaaaatacTGCAGATATCGACTCATCAAAAGAAATggatggcaaaaaaaaaacttctggTAAGTAAAAACCTTGTCGAAACGGTATTCACGTATTGCTAACCCAAatattaatcaaaaataaattataaactcCAAGTCATTTACATTTGAAAACGGGCATTTTACTTTAGAAATTTTGTTATGCATTATGTGCTGCAATTTTATCTGATGTCAATGTTTCAGACAACAGTCATGCTTTTTCTTCATAGGTAAACATTGATATCCGATTTTTAAATGACCTTATCTTGTTACgtaatagaaagaaaaaaagacgaaaaaataGTAGCACGAACAATTTGAACCAACGTCGACCTTACAAATCTTAATTTCAAATCGCTCAATCACAGGGATGACAGCAGCATTTGATGACAAATATCTAGAGTGCTTGCATCAGAATTATTTGCAAACAGAATATGAGGAGTTTACTGCCAATCTGGGATTTTCCAGGTGCTACCCTTTCAATAACATTTATTATAATCAACAGTGTCAGAAGTTCAGGAGGCAAGTGCAGATGGACGTGCATCTGAAAATGAGAAGAATATTGTAAAAGATGATAGTGTACATGATTCAGGCGAGAAGACAGAACctgcagaaaaaaaacttaGACTTGCAACTCAAGAAGTAGCCAGATCTTCTGAAAAAAGTGGAGATTGCTCAAATGAAGAAATGGATGACAAATGTGAGCAAAATCAAGTTGATAAAACAGTGTCAGTCACACAAATTCAGAATAACGATTCAAGTCCTATTCTATTTAAGAATATTGAAACACAAGACTCCCATAAAACTGCTGACAAATTGACATCTGTACCTGCAAAAGTAGATGAAGTTGTTCTTGACACCAGTGAAGAGGAAGATGAAGTATGTGAAATTTCACATGTTGAGACTACAGAATCCATGACACAAAATGTCTGTGGTGATGCAGATATTATGGTATTAAATGATGAGAAAATGTCAACAAgtttagatgaaaaaaactgttgtgaaattgaaaatgagacGAATGTGGAAGATGACCACGAAATGTTGGAGAGAGAATTGTTAGTTTTACCTGACAGTGACTCTGACAccgaaaattatttgaataacgtGAAACCAACAGTTGAGAAGGAAGGTTTTCCTGTTAGAGAAGTAATGTATCTCACATTTGAAGAGACATTCTTTCTGATGTTTGGATTGGGCTGCCTACAAGTTATCGACTTTGATGGTAATTCGTTGAGTATTTTGGATGCGTGGAATCACTTCTGCCATGTGCAAAGTGactttgtacaaaaatatgttGTATATCATTACTTTCGGAGTAAGGGCTGGGTGGTTAAGTCTGGCTTAAAGTATGGCGGCGATTTCTGTAagtagcatttataaattatgcatgtaataaataaatttttttttaaatttatgttcatatgaaaataaatcataGTAGccgggaatttttattttagttagaatttttctgtttcttaaTCTTGATGTTATTGAAGTAAGAACTTGGGTCAAGATCGtggacgatgaaaaatattttaaaatcaatacaATTGATCCTATTGCAGTGCTGTACAAACAAGGGCCTCCATTTTATCATGCATCGTATATCGTGATTGTGGAAGTGTTAGATGCAGATACCTTGATCACAGATGACAAGAAAACAACACGCAAAATgacttggaaaaaattatatggcCTTGATAGATTATCCGAAACTGCTGCTAAGGTAGTGGGGTGTGTTCATATCAATATTAGTTTTGCATGTCAGTGCAAACTTATTGCTCATTTTGTATATAATTCCAACATCagtaaaatattgaagatTATTTTGTATTCTATTCTGATCCAATATCAAGAGATAAAATAGTGTCGTCTCCTTACGTGAGTTCATTACTTTGCAGGAAATATTATTTGCCAAAGTCCTTTGGCCATCAAAAATTCCAAGAAGTGA
Proteins encoded in this region:
- the LOC124310517 gene encoding tRNA-splicing endonuclease subunit Sen2 isoform X2, encoding MALNEMKNCQKSMMPLREPRRKRRVRLRPRKPFPINIGSDNEWIVYTGHLANLGVCVTELYDIEALHSMGFFGKGSLSRSYPNFERTRRPVVRHRQWARRQEWLEQAKHLAAEALAKSMEEEKWKNTADIDSSKEMDGKKKTSVSEVQEASADGRASENEKNIVKDDSVHDSGEKTEPAEKKLRLATQEVARSSEKSGDCSNEEMDDKCEQNQVDKTVSVTQIQNNDSSPILFKNIETQDSHKTADKLTSVPAKVDEVVLDTSEEEDEVCEISHVETTESMTQNVCGDADIMVLNDEKMSTSLDEKNCCEIENETNVEDDHEMLERELLVLPDSDSDTENYLNNVKPTVEKEGFPVREVMYLTFEETFFLMFGLGCLQVIDFDGNSLSILDAWNHFCHVQSDFVQKYVVYHYFRSKGWVVKSGLKYGGDFLLYKQGPPFYHASYIVIVEVLDADTLITDDKKTTRKMTWKKLYGLDRLSETAAKVVGKYYLPKSFGHQKFQEVKSLPPRNSCANLWCKSYFIGDGFRNKIERKLI
- the LOC124310517 gene encoding tRNA-splicing endonuclease subunit Sen2 isoform X1 encodes the protein MALNEMKNCQKSMMPLREPRRKRRVRLRPRKPFPINIGSDNEWIVYTGHLANLGVCVTELYDIEALHSMGFFGKGSLSRSYPNFERTRRPVVRHRQWARRQEWLEQAKHLAAEALAKSMEEEKWKNTADIDSSKEMDGKKKTSVSEVQEASADGRASENEKNIVKDDSVHDSGEKTEPAEKKLRLATQEVARSSEKSGDCSNEEMDDKCEQNQVDKTVSVTQIQNNDSSPILFKNIETQDSHKTADKLTSVPAKVDEVVLDTSEEEDEVCEISHVETTESMTQNVCGDADIMVLNDEKMSTSLDEKNCCEIENETNVEDDHEMLERELLVLPDSDSDTENYLNNVKPTVEKEGFPVREVMYLTFEETFFLMFGLGCLQVIDFDGNSLSILDAWNHFCHVQSDFVQKYVVYHYFRSKGWVVKSGLKYGGDFLLYKQGPPFYHASYIVIVEVLDADTLITDDKKTTRKMTWKKLYGLDRLSETAAKEILFAKVLWPSKIPRSEIPSTPELLCEFMVQELLYRRWIPKQNREEIDLEDENDDLE